The proteins below are encoded in one region of Sinorhizobium meliloti:
- a CDS encoding GH25 family lysozyme, translated as MRPFSAVSAIIITCLVLSSCGFGGSRPSRETTSSVVRPASPVPSAAISAAAAQAAPQPEALAWAGTVPQPQAFMPAERAVGMPVPAERPIAMLAPENPAREPRGRSRVYSHSFRDAHPINFGTRSPRKLAVHGVDVSRWQGDINWAKLRTQGANFAYIKATDGGDHLDPMFKKNWRRADEAGLKRGAYHFFYWCRTAGEQADWFIRNVPRDPSALPPVIDVEWNGESSCKRRPSPERVREKMQVFMDKLERHYGQRPIIYTAPDFYRDNLQGAFPNHPFWLRSVAAHPSKVYPGRKWVFWQYSGSGLSHGVDGRIDLNVFNGSEEDWHNWVSARSS; from the coding sequence ATGCGTCCTTTTTCGGCTGTCTCAGCGATCATCATAACGTGCCTGGTTCTATCGAGCTGCGGCTTCGGGGGGAGCCGGCCGTCGCGGGAGACGACGAGCTCCGTTGTCCGTCCGGCAAGCCCGGTTCCTTCAGCGGCGATCAGTGCGGCCGCCGCGCAAGCGGCGCCTCAGCCGGAGGCGCTTGCCTGGGCGGGAACCGTTCCGCAGCCGCAGGCCTTCATGCCGGCGGAAAGGGCGGTGGGCATGCCGGTTCCGGCCGAGCGCCCCATTGCGATGCTCGCTCCCGAAAATCCCGCGCGCGAGCCACGCGGCCGCTCGCGCGTCTACAGCCACAGCTTCCGCGATGCTCATCCGATCAATTTCGGTACCCGGTCGCCGCGCAAGCTCGCCGTTCACGGTGTCGACGTTTCGCGGTGGCAGGGCGACATCAACTGGGCCAAGCTGCGCACGCAAGGCGCCAACTTCGCCTATATCAAAGCGACCGACGGCGGCGATCATCTCGATCCCATGTTCAAGAAGAACTGGCGCCGGGCCGACGAGGCGGGGCTGAAACGCGGCGCCTACCACTTCTTCTACTGGTGCCGCACGGCCGGCGAGCAGGCGGACTGGTTCATCCGCAACGTCCCCCGGGATCCGAGCGCGCTTCCACCCGTCATCGATGTCGAGTGGAACGGCGAGTCGAGCTGCAAGCGGCGCCCGTCGCCCGAGCGGGTGCGGGAAAAGATGCAGGTCTTTATGGACAAGCTGGAGCGCCACTACGGGCAGCGCCCGATCATCTATACCGCACCGGATTTCTACCGCGACAATCTGCAGGGCGCGTTCCCCAATCATCCCTTCTGGCTGCGCTCGGTCGCGGCGCACCCGTCCAAGGTCTATCCCGGACGCAAATGGGTCTTCTGGCAATATTCAGGCTCGGGCCTGTCCCACGGCGTCGACGGGCGGATCGACCTCAACGTCTTCAACGGCAGCGAGGAAGACTGGCACAACTGGGTGTCGGCGCGCTCGAGCTGA
- a CDS encoding ABC transporter substrate-binding protein: MTAADEAAGYNEDKMGNHMNKHIAALTLACLAATSANAAGLPERVKSAGKVVVANQPNYPPMEYVDPATNELKGVDIDLGVALAKELGTTVEWSNIGFEQMISSLQTGRVDLIHSGMSDLPKRRDTLDFIDYMKSGAQFYTSFARKGEFKTLTDFCGKTVGMSRRTSFPDETAKWSAANCEAKGLPAIKVVGTEGSADARAQLKQGRLDAAVQGSETLPYLMDLEKDTYAVVGEPFTVVYQGIGFAKKDTELRDAYAAALKALMESGEYKAIFAKYGLEGTLLDGIHINGEAVK; this comes from the coding sequence ATGACGGCGGCAGACGAAGCCGCCGGCTACAACGAGGACAAAATGGGGAACCACATGAACAAGCACATCGCAGCGCTCACGCTCGCATGCCTCGCCGCAACCTCCGCCAATGCCGCCGGCCTGCCCGAGCGGGTGAAGTCGGCCGGCAAGGTCGTCGTCGCCAACCAGCCGAACTATCCGCCGATGGAATATGTCGATCCGGCGACCAACGAACTTAAGGGTGTCGACATCGATCTCGGCGTTGCGCTTGCCAAGGAGCTCGGCACCACGGTCGAATGGTCGAATATCGGCTTCGAGCAGATGATCTCGTCGCTTCAGACCGGTCGCGTCGACCTTATCCATAGCGGCATGAGCGATCTTCCAAAGCGGCGCGATACGCTCGACTTCATCGATTACATGAAATCCGGCGCGCAGTTCTACACGTCCTTTGCCCGCAAGGGCGAGTTCAAGACGCTCACCGATTTCTGCGGCAAGACCGTCGGCATGAGCCGCCGCACCTCCTTCCCGGACGAGACGGCGAAATGGAGTGCTGCCAATTGCGAAGCCAAGGGGCTGCCGGCCATTAAGGTCGTCGGCACGGAAGGCTCCGCCGATGCCCGCGCCCAGCTGAAGCAAGGCCGGCTCGACGCTGCGGTCCAGGGTTCCGAAACACTGCCCTATCTGATGGATCTCGAGAAGGATACCTACGCTGTCGTGGGCGAGCCCTTCACCGTGGTCTATCAGGGCATTGGTTTCGCCAAGAAGGACACGGAACTGCGCGATGCCTATGCCGCAGCGCTGAAGGCCCTGATGGAATCAGGCGAATACAAGGCGATTTTCGCCAAATACGGCCTCGAGGGCACCTTGCTCGATGGCATTCACATCAATGGCGAAGCGGTGAAGTAA
- a CDS encoding GNAT family N-acetyltransferase, giving the protein MQVTPIRLLQTNDAAFLALATLMEEMQAHYRVACPPRAEIVAGLEAMPPGAEILVAEEHRSVLGFAAFSAIYPGPGLKPGIFLKELYVGGSQRGRGLGRALMQKLASLARERGLARIDWTVEAENTRLLSFYEELGGTRKPDKLFFRLDGDALARLAD; this is encoded by the coding sequence ATGCAAGTGACGCCGATCCGCCTGCTGCAGACCAATGATGCGGCCTTCCTCGCACTTGCGACCCTCATGGAGGAAATGCAGGCGCACTACCGCGTGGCCTGTCCGCCGCGCGCCGAGATCGTCGCGGGGCTTGAAGCCATGCCGCCGGGCGCGGAGATCCTCGTCGCCGAGGAGCATCGTTCGGTGCTCGGTTTTGCTGCCTTCTCTGCGATTTACCCTGGGCCGGGCTTGAAGCCGGGCATCTTTCTGAAGGAACTCTACGTCGGCGGGTCGCAGCGCGGCCGTGGCCTCGGCCGGGCTTTGATGCAGAAGCTCGCCAGCCTGGCGAGGGAGCGCGGGCTCGCGCGCATCGATTGGACGGTGGAGGCGGAAAACACGCGGCTCCTCTCTTTCTATGAAGAGCTGGGCGGTACACGCAAACCGGACAAGCTCTTCTTCCGGCTCGACGGAGACGCGCTCGCGCGGCTGGCGGACTGA
- a CDS encoding extracellular solute-binding protein, whose product MSVVLKGMTWNHPRGYDPMVACSQSWQEKTGVEIRWEKRSLQDFEAFPVETLARNYDLIVIDHPHVGQITGENCLLPLDVPGREAERQALSAASVGPSYRSYEWNERQWAFPIDAATQVQAWRPDRTDRPQTWGDMLALARRGGVLLPLRPPHSLMSFYTLCGNLGRPCRSAAKGDLVDAETGATAVELLQEISALIDPACFGMDPIAVLEAMAVEASPVTCAPLIYGYVSYSIAGFRPALVRFGDFPTVDAAGPVGSALGGTGIAISAFSRAPGEAIDFAYWVASGGVQRGVYAASGGQPGHGDAWQDDKVNAAAHDFYRATRATLEGAWLRPRHDGYMTFQQAGSDRLNDGLRGRERPRLVVEELNRLFHASFR is encoded by the coding sequence ATGAGCGTCGTCCTCAAGGGAATGACCTGGAACCACCCGCGCGGCTATGACCCGATGGTGGCCTGCTCGCAATCCTGGCAGGAAAAGACGGGCGTCGAGATCCGGTGGGAGAAGCGGTCGCTGCAGGATTTCGAGGCCTTCCCGGTCGAGACCTTGGCAAGGAACTACGACCTGATCGTCATCGACCATCCGCATGTGGGGCAGATCACCGGCGAGAATTGCCTGCTTCCCCTGGACGTGCCGGGCCGCGAGGCGGAGCGGCAGGCGCTCTCGGCGGCAAGCGTCGGCCCGTCCTATCGGAGCTACGAGTGGAATGAACGCCAATGGGCCTTTCCGATCGACGCCGCAACCCAGGTGCAGGCCTGGCGGCCAGATCGGACGGATCGCCCTCAGACATGGGGGGATATGCTCGCGCTCGCGCGTCGCGGCGGCGTCCTCCTGCCGCTCCGGCCTCCGCATTCGCTGATGAGCTTTTACACGCTCTGTGGCAATCTCGGTCGGCCTTGCCGCAGCGCCGCGAAGGGGGATCTCGTCGACGCCGAAACGGGCGCCACGGCGGTCGAGCTGCTGCAGGAAATCTCGGCACTGATCGACCCCGCATGCTTCGGTATGGATCCGATCGCGGTGCTCGAGGCTATGGCTGTCGAGGCCTCGCCTGTCACCTGCGCGCCGCTTATCTACGGCTATGTCAGCTACTCCATCGCCGGCTTTCGCCCGGCGCTCGTCCGCTTCGGCGATTTCCCGACCGTGGACGCCGCCGGGCCCGTCGGCTCGGCGCTCGGCGGGACGGGCATAGCCATCTCGGCCTTTTCGCGGGCGCCGGGGGAGGCGATCGATTTCGCCTATTGGGTGGCAAGCGGCGGCGTGCAGCGCGGCGTCTATGCGGCATCCGGCGGCCAGCCCGGCCATGGGGATGCCTGGCAGGACGATAAGGTCAATGCGGCGGCCCACGATTTCTACCGCGCGACTCGGGCGACGCTCGAGGGCGCCTGGCTCCGGCCACGCCACGACGGCTACATGACGTTCCAGCAGGCGGGCTCGGACCGCCTGAACGACGGGCTGCGAGGCAGGGAGAGGCCGAGGCTCGTGGTTGAAGAGCTCAACCGGCTGTTTCATGCGAGTTTTCGCTGA
- a CDS encoding MmgE/PrpD family protein: MPRVAADAPVDRLASFLSTLSFEALPADVVEKTKVHIADTIGAALAGVRSAEARIARRAACAPGSALIWGTGDRAAAREAALINGVAAHALELDDSGGCDHSGAVVIPAVLAAVAEAKQPVTGRELIASVVAGYETGRRVLEAAGGYDSHNGLGWHSTGTCGTLAAAAAVARLSGFDDLATGHAITLATSFSSGLWAFIHDGSQAKKIHAGRAAEGGLLAARLAGDGLAGPSKVFDDVWGGFFRAFNKDVCEPQKLCERLGEDWKVRRAVLKPYASCRGAHSSIDALGDLLSETGRDAAEIDRIELRLSAMLMGMCGARESGAMAPTQMSLPYALAARCVFLTAGLQAYAADRRADPRLRAVMDRMLLAVDDGMQPLDEPLVTLLFKDGARLSRMVPRATGSAERPMRPAAIRAKFGELAAMGIETEQADRLWRMLAELEHLEDCRALESLLAGDGDKRPVFC; encoded by the coding sequence ATGCCCCGCGTTGCTGCCGACGCGCCGGTCGACAGGCTGGCATCCTTTCTTTCAACCCTCAGCTTCGAAGCGCTTCCCGCCGATGTCGTCGAAAAGACGAAAGTCCACATCGCCGACACGATCGGCGCGGCCCTGGCGGGGGTCCGTTCGGCGGAAGCCCGCATCGCCCGCCGGGCCGCCTGCGCGCCCGGTAGTGCGCTGATATGGGGCACCGGCGATCGGGCAGCAGCGCGTGAGGCCGCGCTCATAAACGGGGTGGCGGCCCATGCTTTAGAACTCGACGATTCCGGCGGCTGCGACCATTCGGGCGCCGTCGTCATTCCCGCCGTTCTGGCTGCGGTTGCCGAAGCCAAGCAGCCGGTGACGGGCAGGGAGCTCATCGCCAGCGTGGTTGCGGGCTACGAGACCGGCCGGCGCGTCCTCGAAGCGGCGGGCGGATACGACAGTCACAACGGGCTCGGCTGGCATTCCACGGGCACCTGCGGCACGCTTGCGGCTGCGGCGGCCGTTGCCAGGCTTTCCGGTTTCGACGATCTTGCCACGGGCCATGCGATCACGCTCGCCACCAGCTTCTCCTCCGGCCTCTGGGCCTTCATCCACGACGGATCGCAGGCGAAGAAGATCCATGCCGGCCGCGCGGCCGAAGGCGGCCTGCTCGCGGCGCGGTTGGCAGGGGACGGGCTTGCCGGCCCCTCCAAGGTCTTCGACGACGTCTGGGGCGGCTTTTTTCGGGCGTTCAACAAGGATGTCTGCGAGCCGCAGAAGCTATGCGAAAGACTCGGCGAAGACTGGAAAGTGAGACGCGCGGTCCTCAAGCCTTACGCCTCCTGCCGGGGCGCCCATTCGTCGATCGATGCGCTGGGCGACCTGCTTTCGGAAACGGGCCGCGATGCAGCTGAGATCGACAGGATCGAGTTGCGGTTGAGCGCCATGCTGATGGGCATGTGCGGCGCCCGGGAGAGCGGCGCCATGGCGCCCACGCAGATGAGCCTGCCCTATGCGCTTGCGGCACGCTGCGTGTTCCTGACGGCCGGACTCCAGGCCTATGCCGCCGACCGGCGTGCCGATCCCCGCCTGCGGGCCGTCATGGACCGCATGCTGCTGGCGGTAGACGATGGGATGCAGCCGCTCGACGAGCCGCTCGTCACGCTTCTCTTCAAGGACGGCGCCCGCCTGTCGCGAATGGTGCCCCGCGCGACCGGCTCCGCCGAAAGGCCGATGCGCCCCGCCGCCATCCGCGCCAAGTTCGGAGAGCTCGCCGCGATGGGCATCGAAACGGAGCAGGCGGATCGGCTCTGGCGGATGCTCGCCGAGCTCGAACACCTCGAGGATTGCCGCGCTCTGGAGTCCCTGCTCGCCGGCGACGGCGACAAGCGTCCCGTCTTTTGCTGA
- a CDS encoding amidohydrolase family protein, translating to MIIDTHLHLIDKSALNYPWLAGVPALDRDFLYATYAAEAKRVGIAASLHMEVDVDPAEIELETREVARLAGEPGSLLKGAIAACRPEEEGFAAYLERQEENAFVKGFRRVLHVVTDDLSEQPLFHENVKRLSGTRFTFDLCVLPHQIPKAIALADLAPEVQFILDHCGVPDIKGHGEHPWRDHMTEIARRPNVVAKISGVIAYAEEDWALDSIRPYVEHTISVFGWDRVVWGSDWPVCTLGGNLSTWVAATQALIEGCSPQERTKLLSGNARRIWNLV from the coding sequence TTGATCATCGACACGCATCTGCATCTGATCGACAAATCCGCGCTCAACTATCCGTGGCTAGCCGGCGTTCCTGCGCTCGATCGCGATTTTCTCTATGCCACCTATGCGGCGGAGGCAAAGCGCGTCGGCATTGCCGCCTCGCTGCATATGGAAGTGGACGTCGACCCGGCTGAGATCGAACTCGAAACGCGCGAGGTCGCGCGTCTTGCGGGTGAGCCCGGAAGCCTCCTCAAAGGCGCGATCGCGGCTTGCCGCCCGGAAGAGGAAGGCTTCGCCGCCTATCTCGAGCGGCAGGAGGAGAACGCTTTCGTCAAAGGTTTCAGGCGGGTGCTGCACGTGGTTACCGACGACCTCTCGGAGCAGCCTCTTTTCCACGAAAACGTCAAGCGGCTCTCGGGCACCCGCTTCACCTTCGATCTTTGCGTCCTGCCGCATCAGATTCCGAAAGCTATTGCGCTCGCCGACCTTGCGCCCGAAGTTCAGTTCATTCTCGATCATTGCGGCGTTCCGGACATAAAGGGTCACGGGGAGCACCCCTGGCGCGACCATATGACCGAGATCGCCCGCCGCCCGAATGTCGTCGCCAAGATCTCCGGAGTGATCGCCTATGCGGAGGAAGACTGGGCGCTCGATTCCATCCGCCCCTATGTCGAGCACACGATCTCGGTTTTCGGATGGGACCGGGTGGTCTGGGGCAGCGACTGGCCGGTCTGCACCCTCGGCGGCAACCTCTCGACCTGGGTCGCGGCCACCCAGGCCCTCATCGAAGGCTGCAGTCCCCAAGAACGGACGAAGCTGCTCTCCGGCAATGCGCGACGGATCTGGAATCTGGTCTGA
- the argH gene encoding argininosuccinate lyase, translating to MTEPTQLWGGRFKSGPSEALANLSRAPRSYFRLYREDIAGSRAHASELKRAGVLDESEFSAIRAALEGIEADVGAGREEPIAADEDLHTFLERLLMARLGTLGGKLRAGRSRNDQTANNTRLYLRRMARELSRGLIAIEEALTEQASRHTETVMPGFTHLQPAQPVVLGHHLMAHAQSLLRDLQRFADWDRRFDRSPLGAAALAGSGIARRPDLSAIDLGYSAACENSIDAVAARDHVAEFLFICSLVAVDLSRLAEEICLWSSKQFSWVRLHDSYSTGSSIMPQKKNPDAAELTRGMSGTLIGNIAGFLATMKAMPLAYNRDLAEDKRSLFETIDVLELVLPAFAGMVGTLEFDVDKLREEAPKGFTLATEVADWLVGRNVPFAEAHEITGAVVRYCEERGHDLAGLTAEDLPGIDPRLQPEMLAALALEKALASRNGYGATAPERVREQIARFETALAECRAFAGGPTGGAAFAGAKNGAAEARRR from the coding sequence ATGACTGAGCCCACTCAGCTTTGGGGTGGACGGTTCAAGTCCGGACCGTCCGAAGCGCTTGCAAACTTGTCACGCGCGCCGCGATCTTACTTTCGACTTTACAGGGAAGATATTGCAGGTTCGCGCGCCCATGCTTCCGAGTTGAAGCGGGCCGGTGTCCTGGACGAGAGTGAATTCTCCGCGATACGCGCGGCCCTCGAAGGCATCGAAGCCGATGTTGGTGCCGGCCGCGAGGAGCCGATTGCGGCTGACGAAGATCTGCATACCTTTCTCGAACGTCTGTTGATGGCGCGCCTCGGCACGCTTGGCGGCAAGCTTCGGGCAGGGCGGTCGCGCAACGACCAGACGGCAAACAATACGCGCCTCTATCTGCGGCGCATGGCGCGGGAGCTTTCCCGAGGCCTGATCGCGATCGAAGAAGCCCTGACGGAGCAGGCATCCCGGCATACGGAGACCGTGATGCCCGGCTTTACCCATCTCCAGCCGGCCCAACCGGTCGTGCTCGGCCATCACCTCATGGCGCACGCGCAGTCGCTGCTGCGCGACCTGCAGCGTTTTGCCGATTGGGACCGCCGCTTCGATCGCTCGCCTCTGGGTGCGGCCGCGCTGGCCGGGTCCGGCATTGCGCGCCGTCCCGACCTCTCCGCCATCGATCTCGGCTACTCGGCCGCTTGCGAAAACTCCATCGATGCCGTCGCCGCGCGCGATCACGTCGCCGAATTCCTCTTCATCTGCTCGCTGGTGGCAGTGGATCTCTCACGGCTTGCCGAGGAAATCTGCCTCTGGAGCTCCAAGCAGTTCAGCTGGGTGCGGCTGCATGATTCCTATTCCACCGGCTCTTCGATTATGCCGCAGAAGAAGAACCCCGACGCCGCCGAGCTGACGCGCGGCATGTCGGGCACGCTGATCGGCAACATCGCCGGCTTCCTCGCGACCATGAAGGCGATGCCGCTCGCCTATAATCGCGATCTAGCCGAGGACAAGCGCAGCCTGTTTGAGACGATCGACGTTCTCGAACTCGTCCTGCCCGCCTTTGCCGGCATGGTGGGGACGCTGGAATTCGACGTGGATAAGCTGCGCGAGGAAGCGCCGAAGGGCTTCACGCTTGCGACCGAAGTGGCCGACTGGCTGGTGGGCCGGAACGTGCCTTTCGCCGAAGCGCACGAGATCACCGGCGCAGTGGTGCGCTATTGTGAGGAGCGGGGACACGACCTTGCCGGTCTGACGGCGGAGGACCTCCCGGGGATCGATCCGCGGCTTCAGCCGGAGATGCTCGCGGCACTCGCCCTCGAGAAGGCGCTTGCCAGCAGAAACGGCTACGGTGCAACGGCGCCGGAGCGGGTTCGCGAGCAGATCGCCCGCTTCGAAACGGCGCTCGCCGAATGCCGCGCCTTTGCCGGCGGCCCGACCGGCGGCGCGGCCTTTGCGGGAGCGAAGAACGGCGCAGCGGAGGCGCGACGCCGATGA
- a CDS encoding amino acid ABC transporter ATP-binding protein, translated as MNQDILVKAIDVTKNYGTFRALNRVSLEVARGEVSCIIGPSGSGKSTLLRCINLLERMDGGAIWVKDELIGYRRDGNNLHEISDAEISRQRRRIGMVFQRFNLFPHKTALENLIEGPVQVLGEPVKEARDRGSALLERVGLADKANHYPSELSGGQQQRVAIARAMGMRPDLILFDEPTSALDPELVSEVLDVMRDLAASGMTMIVVTHELGFARNVANTVTFMETGKVVETGSASEVLSTPKSARTAEFIKAVHS; from the coding sequence ATGAACCAGGATATTCTCGTCAAGGCTATCGACGTCACGAAGAACTACGGCACGTTCCGCGCTCTCAACAGGGTCAGCCTGGAGGTCGCCCGCGGAGAGGTGAGCTGCATCATCGGTCCCTCGGGCTCGGGCAAGAGCACGCTTCTGCGCTGCATCAACCTTCTGGAGCGGATGGACGGCGGAGCGATCTGGGTCAAGGACGAACTGATCGGCTACCGCCGCGACGGCAACAATCTCCACGAGATCAGCGATGCGGAGATCTCGCGCCAGCGGCGGCGGATCGGCATGGTTTTCCAGCGTTTCAACCTGTTCCCGCACAAGACCGCGCTGGAAAACCTCATCGAGGGCCCGGTGCAGGTGCTTGGCGAGCCGGTGAAGGAAGCGCGCGATAGGGGCTCGGCATTGCTGGAGCGGGTGGGGCTCGCGGACAAGGCGAACCATTACCCTTCGGAACTTTCCGGGGGCCAGCAGCAGCGCGTCGCGATCGCCCGGGCCATGGGCATGCGGCCGGATCTCATTCTCTTCGACGAACCCACGTCGGCGCTCGACCCCGAACTGGTGTCGGAAGTGCTCGACGTGATGCGGGACCTTGCCGCTTCCGGGATGACAATGATCGTCGTCACCCATGAGCTCGGCTTCGCCCGCAATGTGGCGAATACCGTAACCTTCATGGAGACCGGCAAGGTGGTTGAAACAGGCTCGGCATCGGAGGTTCTCAGCACCCCGAAAAGTGCCCGAACGGCGGAGTTCATCAAAGCCGTCCACAGCTGA
- a CDS encoding amino acid ABC transporter permease, with product MNVASLATPPVDSKYEIAHLKLVPKRHIGRMIVAGGVLLLFAGLVRAFSVGQIEWSYVRDFLFAPAILVGLYNTLLMTVAAMGLGIVLGVVIAIMRISGNPVLSSIAIGYIWVFRGAPALLQLMLWFNLALIFPTLGIPGLFEFRTVDVMTPFVAAVLGLGISQGAYTSEVVRSGLLSVDSGQYEAARTIGMTQMMMLRRIVLPQAMRVMVPPVGNEVIGMVKLTSLASVIQYSEILHNAQIIYFANTRVLELLLVASFWYLLVVSVLSIGQHYIERYFGRGSKSIRSSM from the coding sequence ATGAATGTGGCAAGCCTCGCAACCCCGCCCGTGGATTCCAAATACGAGATCGCCCATCTGAAACTGGTGCCGAAACGCCATATCGGACGGATGATCGTCGCGGGGGGCGTGCTCCTTCTGTTTGCAGGCCTGGTGCGGGCCTTCAGCGTCGGCCAGATCGAGTGGAGCTATGTCCGCGACTTTCTCTTCGCACCCGCCATACTCGTCGGCCTCTACAACACCCTGCTGATGACAGTTGCTGCCATGGGGCTCGGCATCGTGCTCGGCGTCGTCATCGCCATCATGCGGATATCAGGCAATCCGGTGCTGTCGTCGATCGCCATCGGCTATATCTGGGTCTTTCGCGGGGCCCCGGCGCTGCTGCAGTTGATGCTGTGGTTCAACCTGGCGCTCATCTTCCCGACGCTCGGCATTCCGGGACTGTTCGAGTTCAGGACGGTCGACGTCATGACGCCCTTCGTCGCGGCTGTACTCGGGCTTGGCATATCCCAGGGCGCCTATACTTCGGAGGTCGTGCGAAGCGGGCTTCTGTCCGTCGACAGCGGCCAGTACGAGGCTGCGCGCACGATCGGCATGACGCAGATGATGATGCTGCGCCGAATCGTCCTTCCGCAGGCCATGCGCGTCATGGTGCCGCCGGTCGGCAACGAGGTGATCGGCATGGTGAAGCTGACGTCGCTCGCCAGCGTCATCCAGTATTCCGAGATTCTCCACAACGCGCAGATCATCTACTTCGCCAACACGCGCGTACTCGAACTGCTGCTGGTCGCGAGCTTCTGGTACCTGCTCGTCGTCTCCGTGCTCTCGATAGGGCAGCACTATATCGAGCGCTATTTCGGCCGCGGTTCGAAATCCATCCGCTCGTCCATGTGA
- a CDS encoding polysaccharide deacetylase family protein: MTYDLTPRPLNPAPQTPAMTWPNGAKSAVFIGFDVDAETAWIGNNPSNVDRMVTTSHGGYDARVGIARIIELMAELAMKATFFTPGWTALAHPAACEKIAAAGHEIGHHGYLHKMPDRDRLEETFEEIDRGFEALQRAFGIRPVGYRAPSGENFPELIAYLAKSGIRYSSSFRDDILPYRHASANGVPGPVEIPVNFAFDDWNFGMSSRSSARPLFGREAVLALWIDEFEATHAWGGVTTLVLHPQVSGRPMRWHLLRDFLRHVQAKGDVWIATGKEIADHFETLERQRGAS, encoded by the coding sequence ATGACCTACGACCTGACGCCGCGTCCGCTCAATCCGGCGCCCCAAACGCCGGCGATGACTTGGCCGAACGGCGCGAAGAGCGCCGTCTTCATCGGCTTCGACGTGGACGCCGAAACCGCATGGATCGGCAACAACCCTTCGAATGTGGACCGGATGGTGACCACCTCCCATGGCGGCTACGATGCGCGCGTCGGCATCGCCAGGATCATCGAACTGATGGCGGAACTGGCGATGAAGGCGACATTCTTCACGCCCGGATGGACGGCGCTTGCCCATCCCGCGGCCTGCGAGAAGATTGCCGCGGCCGGACACGAGATCGGTCACCATGGCTATCTTCACAAGATGCCGGATCGCGACCGGCTGGAGGAGACATTCGAGGAGATCGACCGCGGCTTCGAGGCGCTGCAGCGGGCATTCGGAATCCGTCCCGTCGGCTACCGCGCGCCATCGGGAGAGAACTTTCCCGAGCTCATCGCCTATCTTGCCAAATCGGGCATCCGCTATTCCAGCTCGTTTCGCGACGACATCCTGCCCTACCGGCACGCGTCGGCGAACGGCGTGCCGGGCCCGGTGGAGATTCCGGTCAATTTCGCATTCGACGACTGGAATTTCGGCATGTCCAGCCGCTCGAGCGCGCGGCCGCTCTTCGGCCGCGAAGCCGTCCTCGCCCTCTGGATCGACGAATTCGAGGCCACCCATGCCTGGGGCGGCGTCACGACGCTCGTCCTGCACCCGCAAGTGTCCGGCCGTCCGATGCGCTGGCACCTCCTTCGCGACTTCCTGCGCCATGTTCAGGCAAAAGGCGACGTGTGGATCGCAACCGGCAAGGAGATCGCCGACCATTTCGAGACGCTGGAACGGCAACGCGGCGCATCATGA
- a CDS encoding LysR substrate-binding domain-containing protein, with amino-acid sequence MASGRRRLPSTTALQVLIAVAERGSTSAAAESTSLSQSAVSKQLLTLEDLIGSPVFARTPRGMIPTEVGSIYIEQARTALKAMEDAALRVARLKPGPRVLRLQVPPIFGDRWLLPRFLRFTEQHPEIEVQFTTFVSPTQSQTPDAIFRFLSEPLPEEETNYLFGREVLVVSAPSYWEKNGTPETVEDLAGGIMLEHPQTPLHWNYFARGHGKDDLAVRHTTRFGYYTMVIRAALAGQGVALIPRGLILDDLAAGKLVNPNGFGYRSDYGYWFAKPRDIAPSASMRTFEAWLMAEAEGMGD; translated from the coding sequence ATGGCTTCGGGACGGCGGCGCTTGCCTTCGACGACCGCACTTCAGGTGCTGATTGCGGTGGCCGAAAGAGGATCGACGAGCGCTGCCGCCGAAAGCACGTCGCTGTCGCAGAGCGCTGTCAGCAAGCAATTGCTGACGCTGGAAGACCTGATCGGCAGTCCCGTCTTCGCCCGAACGCCGCGCGGCATGATCCCGACGGAAGTCGGCTCGATCTATATCGAACAGGCGCGCACCGCATTGAAGGCGATGGAGGACGCCGCCCTTCGGGTCGCGCGCCTGAAGCCGGGCCCACGGGTGCTGAGATTGCAGGTGCCACCCATTTTCGGGGACCGGTGGCTGCTGCCGCGCTTCCTTCGCTTTACCGAGCAGCACCCGGAGATTGAGGTGCAGTTCACGACGTTCGTTTCTCCGACCCAGTCTCAGACGCCCGATGCGATATTCCGCTTCCTGAGCGAACCGCTGCCCGAAGAGGAGACCAACTATCTCTTCGGGCGCGAGGTTCTTGTCGTCAGCGCCCCTTCCTACTGGGAGAAGAACGGCACTCCGGAGACGGTCGAGGATCTCGCCGGCGGCATCATGCTGGAGCACCCGCAGACCCCGCTGCACTGGAACTATTTCGCGAGGGGTCACGGCAAGGACGACCTCGCGGTGCGACACACCACGCGCTTCGGCTATTACACGATGGTGATCCGGGCGGCACTTGCCGGACAGGGAGTGGCCTTGATCCCGCGCGGTCTTATTCTCGACGACCTTGCGGCGGGAAAGCTCGTCAATCCGAACGGCTTTGGATATCGAAGCGACTACGGCTACTGGTTCGCAAAACCGCGAGACATTGCGCCGAGTGCTTCCATGCGGACCTTCGAAGCATGGCTGATGGCGGAAGCGGAAGGGATGGGCGACTGA